A window of the Streptomyces sp. NBC_00250 genome harbors these coding sequences:
- a CDS encoding beta-N-acetylglucosaminidase domain-containing protein, with amino-acid sequence MHLGHLGRRKRTATAVAAAVIGGLLGGAVPGSAQAVPKAVPFAPTAPRAPLAPADPATPTTPTPTAPSPTTADAAITADAATPRVPAVWPRPQSLTGSGPAVHLGDEVTLLADADADPYALAALRELLRAAGVRTVHTGLPGRGPLFRVAGPSGEAAEDALSALRVPDRIDLPRGGYRLATGRLQGRDTVVLDGVGEDGLFHAVQTLRQLLGTGREIPGVVVRDWPGTVERGITEGFYGTPWTAEQRLDQIDFLGRTKQNRYLYAPGDDPYRGAQWREPYPAAQQAEFRALAERARANHVTLGWAVAPAQSMCLSSAGDMAALTRKLDGMWELGVRSFQLQFQDASYDEWHCDRDADTFGRGPEAAAAAHARVANTVARHLAERHPDAEPLTVMPTEYYQDGTTAYRTELARALDTDVRVAWTGVGVVPRTITGGELATARGALRHPLVTMDNYPVNDYAQDRLFLGPATGREPAVAAGSVAFLALAMEQPAASRVPLFTTADYAWNPRGYRPLESWQAAVDDLAGPEPAAREALRALAGNGASSILDPAAESAYLKPLLAAFWASRTGAGTGTDARRDEAARELRAAFTVMREAPGRLSGTAGGTLDDETGPWLEQLSRYGRAGEAAVDMLVAQAAGDGAAAWRAQLRLEELRKELKGSLVTVGAGVLDPFLTRAVERAKAWTGADRTPAARPDRATDSYTVRLDRARPVEALTVMTEPGTGAVGDARVEAYVPGEGWRALGPLSASGWTQAELDGLRAEALRVVWSGGGPAPEVRSLVPWFADGPRAGLDLARTETDAEIGGPAQRVDVELSGLRAGEVRGPLTAKAPKGIAVALPKQAVVERGARTTVPLEVSVAPDAPAGTYRVPVSFAGEERVLTVRAFPRTAGPDLARTATASSSGDETADFPASSAADGDPATRWSSPAEDGAWWQLELPEPARIGQVVLHWQDAYASRYRVQVSADGRVWRTAATVADGKGGRESVRMDAADTRFLRVQGETRATRYGYSLWSVETYAVAPKDPPKDAPKKPADEPTGEPAADPAEPETGTPGTGTPGTGTPGTGTPEERPAP; translated from the coding sequence GTGCACCTCGGGCACCTCGGGCGCAGGAAGCGCACCGCGACGGCCGTCGCCGCCGCCGTCATCGGCGGCCTCCTCGGCGGCGCGGTGCCGGGCTCGGCGCAGGCGGTCCCGAAGGCGGTCCCGTTCGCCCCGACGGCGCCGCGGGCACCGCTCGCTCCGGCGGACCCGGCCACACCGACGACCCCGACGCCCACGGCCCCCTCCCCCACCACCGCGGACGCCGCCATCACCGCGGACGCCGCCACCCCGCGCGTGCCCGCCGTCTGGCCGCGCCCTCAGTCCCTGACCGGCTCCGGGCCCGCCGTACACCTCGGGGACGAGGTGACGCTGCTCGCGGACGCCGACGCCGATCCGTACGCCCTCGCCGCCCTGCGCGAGCTGCTGCGGGCCGCCGGGGTGCGGACCGTCCACACCGGGCTCCCGGGCCGGGGGCCGCTCTTCCGGGTCGCCGGGCCCTCCGGCGAGGCCGCCGAGGACGCACTGAGCGCCCTGCGGGTGCCCGACCGGATCGATCTGCCGCGCGGCGGCTACCGGCTCGCCACGGGCCGCCTCCAGGGCCGGGACACGGTCGTCCTGGACGGGGTGGGCGAGGACGGCCTGTTCCACGCCGTGCAGACCCTGCGTCAGCTCCTCGGCACCGGCCGGGAGATCCCCGGGGTCGTCGTGCGCGACTGGCCGGGCACGGTCGAGCGCGGGATCACCGAGGGGTTCTACGGGACCCCTTGGACCGCCGAACAGCGGCTCGACCAGATCGACTTCCTGGGCCGGACCAAGCAGAACCGCTATCTGTACGCGCCCGGCGACGACCCGTACCGCGGGGCGCAGTGGCGCGAGCCCTACCCGGCCGCCCAGCAGGCCGAGTTCCGCGCCCTCGCGGAGCGGGCCCGCGCCAACCACGTGACGCTCGGCTGGGCCGTGGCGCCCGCCCAGTCCATGTGCCTGTCCTCGGCGGGTGACATGGCGGCGCTGACGCGGAAGCTGGACGGGATGTGGGAGCTCGGGGTGCGCTCCTTCCAGCTCCAGTTCCAGGACGCCTCGTACGACGAGTGGCACTGCGACCGGGACGCCGACACCTTCGGGCGCGGTCCCGAGGCCGCGGCCGCCGCCCACGCGCGCGTGGCGAACACCGTCGCCCGGCACCTGGCCGAACGGCACCCGGACGCCGAGCCGCTGACGGTGATGCCGACGGAGTACTACCAGGACGGCACCACCGCGTACCGCACGGAGCTCGCCCGGGCGCTCGACACGGACGTGCGGGTGGCGTGGACCGGCGTCGGCGTCGTGCCCCGCACGATCACCGGCGGCGAACTGGCCACGGCCCGGGGCGCCCTGCGCCATCCGCTGGTCACCATGGACAACTACCCGGTCAACGACTACGCGCAGGACCGGCTGTTCCTCGGTCCCGCCACGGGCCGGGAGCCGGCCGTGGCCGCCGGCTCCGTCGCCTTCCTCGCGCTCGCGATGGAGCAGCCCGCGGCCTCCCGCGTCCCGCTCTTCACCACCGCCGACTACGCCTGGAACCCGCGCGGCTACCGGCCGCTGGAGTCCTGGCAGGCGGCCGTCGACGACCTCGCGGGCCCGGAGCCCGCGGCCCGCGAGGCGCTGCGTGCGCTCGCCGGGAACGGCGCCTCCTCGATCCTCGACCCGGCGGCCGAATCGGCGTACCTGAAGCCGCTCCTGGCGGCCTTCTGGGCCTCCCGCACGGGCGCGGGCACCGGCACGGACGCCCGGCGGGACGAGGCGGCACGGGAGCTGCGGGCCGCGTTCACGGTGATGCGCGAGGCACCCGGCCGGCTCTCCGGCACCGCCGGCGGCACCCTCGACGACGAGACCGGCCCCTGGCTGGAGCAGCTCTCCCGGTACGGCCGGGCGGGCGAGGCGGCGGTCGACATGCTGGTCGCCCAGGCGGCCGGTGACGGTGCGGCGGCCTGGCGGGCGCAGCTGCGCCTCGAAGAGCTGCGCAAGGAGCTGAAGGGGAGCCTGGTGACGGTCGGCGCCGGGGTGCTCGACCCGTTCCTCACGCGCGCGGTGGAGCGGGCGAAGGCCTGGACCGGCGCCGACCGGACCCCGGCGGCCCGTCCCGACCGCGCCACCGACTCGTACACCGTGCGGCTCGACCGGGCGCGGCCCGTGGAGGCCCTGACGGTGATGACGGAGCCGGGTACCGGGGCCGTGGGCGACGCGCGCGTGGAGGCGTACGTCCCGGGCGAGGGCTGGCGGGCGCTCGGCCCGCTGTCGGCGTCCGGCTGGACGCAGGCCGAACTCGACGGGCTGCGGGCCGAGGCGCTGCGGGTGGTGTGGAGCGGCGGAGGTCCGGCGCCCGAGGTGCGTTCGCTGGTGCCGTGGTTCGCGGACGGGCCTCGCGCGGGGCTCGACCTGGCGCGTACGGAGACGGACGCGGAGATCGGCGGCCCGGCCCAGCGGGTGGACGTGGAACTGTCGGGTCTGCGCGCGGGCGAGGTGCGCGGGCCGCTGACGGCGAAGGCCCCCAAGGGGATCGCGGTCGCGCTGCCGAAGCAGGCGGTGGTCGAACGCGGCGCGCGGACGACCGTTCCCCTGGAGGTGTCGGTGGCGCCGGACGCGCCCGCGGGCACGTACCGGGTGCCGGTGTCCTTCGCGGGCGAGGAGCGGGTGCTGACCGTGCGGGCCTTCCCCCGTACGGCGGGCCCCGATCTGGCTCGGACGGCGACGGCCTCCTCCTCGGGCGACGAGACGGCGGACTTCCCGGCCTCCTCGGCGGCGGACGGCGATCCGGCCACCCGCTGGTCCTCCCCGGCGGAGGACGGCGCCTGGTGGCAGCTGGAGCTTCCCGAGCCGGCCCGGATAGGGCAGGTGGTGCTGCACTGGCAGGACGCGTACGCCTCCCGCTACCGGGTCCAGGTCTCGGCCGACGGGCGCGTGTGGCGCACGGCGGCGACGGTCGCGGACGGCAAGGGCGGCCGGGAGTCGGTCCGGATGGACGCGGCGGACACCCGCTTCCTGCGGGTGCAGGGGGAGACGCGGGCGACGCGGTACGGCTATTCGCTCTGGTCGGTGGAGACCTACGCGGTGGCCCCGAAGGACCCGCCGAAGGACGCGCCGAAGAAGCCCGCGGACGAGCCCACCGGCGAGCCGGCCGCGGATCCGGCGGAACCGGAGACGGGCACGCCGGGAACGGGCACGCCGGGAACGGGCACGCCGGGAACGGGCACGCCGGAAGAGCGGCCCGCCCCCTGA
- the malQ gene encoding 4-alpha-glucanotransferase encodes MTLARLAARHGVATAHSPSVGVTVPVPDATVVAVLGALGVDAATPEAVAAALGAAERADRERLLPPTLVRWRGEEPARPPADLPPGTRLRVTTEDGDAFTGQDWGCLPLGVHTVRAQAPDGRAATATLIVSPARVPAPERRAYGLLVQLYSLLSTRSWGMGDLGDLRELAGWAGRTHGAGFIQVNPLHAGVPGSPSDPSPYRPSSRRFPDPVHLRIEEIPEYALIGPERREELDRILAEAADLRERVLGKGAAIDRDAVWEVKRRALELVVGGVEPGPGRRADFHDFLAARGRALEDHATYQALAERHGHHWRSWPRELRTPRAAEAVVRDDPALAARVDFHCRLAWLTDRQLADAAAAAREAGMAVGIVHDLAVGVHPEGSDTWAQQDAFAAGMSVGAPPDAFNSRGQDWGLPPWRPDALAAAGYAPYRGLLRELLRHAGALRIDHVMGLFRLWWVPEGSEPTEGTYVRYDAEAMLAVLVLEAHRAGALVIGEDLGTVEPGVREKLAARGVFGTSVLWFERDWAGTGRPLDPDEWRAACVATATTHDLPPTAARLSGDHVTLRHRLGLLSGDLERERAADAADTAEWLGLFQRRGLLPEGPGGEEAEIRAVHRFLLDTPARMVGVWLPDTVGDRRPQNLPGTWDEYPNWRLPLADADGQPITLERLAASPRAHALLRELHARTSGPDARTAPPGARSD; translated from the coding sequence GTGACCCTGGCCCGTCTCGCCGCCCGTCACGGCGTCGCCACCGCCCACAGCCCCTCCGTGGGCGTCACCGTGCCCGTGCCGGACGCGACCGTGGTGGCCGTCCTCGGCGCCCTCGGAGTGGACGCGGCGACGCCGGAAGCGGTCGCCGCCGCCCTCGGCGCGGCCGAACGGGCCGACCGGGAGCGCCTGTTGCCCCCGACCCTGGTCCGATGGCGCGGCGAGGAACCCGCCCGCCCGCCGGCGGACCTGCCGCCCGGCACCCGGCTCCGGGTCACCACCGAGGACGGCGACGCCTTCACCGGCCAGGACTGGGGATGCCTTCCCCTCGGCGTCCACACGGTCCGGGCGCAGGCCCCCGACGGGCGCGCCGCCACCGCCACCCTGATCGTCAGCCCCGCGCGCGTGCCCGCCCCCGAGCGGCGCGCGTACGGGCTGCTCGTCCAGCTCTACTCGCTGCTCTCCACCCGCTCCTGGGGCATGGGCGACCTCGGCGACCTGCGCGAACTCGCCGGCTGGGCGGGCCGCACGCACGGCGCCGGTTTCATCCAGGTCAACCCGCTCCACGCGGGCGTGCCCGGGTCTCCGAGCGACCCCTCCCCGTACCGCCCCTCCTCGCGTCGCTTCCCCGACCCGGTCCATCTGCGGATCGAGGAGATCCCCGAGTACGCACTGATCGGCCCCGAGCGCCGCGAGGAGCTCGACCGGATCCTCGCCGAGGCCGCCGACCTGCGCGAGCGGGTCCTCGGCAAGGGCGCGGCGATCGACCGGGACGCCGTGTGGGAGGTCAAGCGGCGCGCCCTCGAACTCGTCGTCGGCGGCGTGGAACCCGGCCCCGGGCGGCGCGCCGACTTCCACGACTTCCTCGCCGCCCGCGGCCGCGCCCTGGAGGACCACGCCACCTACCAGGCCCTCGCCGAGCGCCACGGCCACCACTGGCGCAGCTGGCCCCGGGAGCTGCGCACACCGCGCGCCGCCGAGGCCGTCGTGCGCGACGACCCCGCCCTCGCCGCCCGGGTCGACTTCCACTGCAGGCTCGCCTGGCTGACGGACCGGCAGCTCGCCGACGCCGCGGCCGCCGCCCGCGAGGCCGGGATGGCGGTCGGGATCGTCCACGACCTGGCGGTCGGCGTCCACCCGGAGGGCTCCGACACGTGGGCCCAGCAGGACGCCTTCGCGGCCGGCATGTCGGTCGGCGCCCCGCCCGACGCCTTCAACTCCCGGGGCCAGGACTGGGGCCTGCCGCCCTGGCGGCCCGACGCCCTCGCCGCCGCGGGCTACGCCCCGTACCGGGGACTCCTGCGCGAACTCCTGCGCCACGCGGGCGCGCTGCGCATCGACCACGTGATGGGCCTGTTCCGGCTCTGGTGGGTGCCGGAGGGCAGCGAGCCCACCGAGGGCACGTACGTCCGGTACGACGCGGAGGCGATGCTCGCCGTCCTGGTCCTGGAGGCCCACCGCGCGGGCGCCCTCGTCATCGGCGAGGACCTCGGGACGGTCGAGCCGGGCGTACGGGAGAAGCTGGCCGCGCGCGGGGTGTTCGGCACCTCCGTGCTCTGGTTCGAGCGGGACTGGGCGGGTACCGGCCGCCCGCTGGACCCGGACGAGTGGCGCGCCGCGTGCGTGGCCACCGCCACCACCCACGACCTGCCCCCGACCGCGGCCCGGCTCTCCGGCGACCACGTCACCCTGCGGCACCGCCTCGGCCTGCTCTCCGGAGACCTGGAGCGCGAGCGGGCGGCGGACGCGGCCGACACCGCGGAGTGGCTGGGCCTGTTCCAGCGGCGCGGACTGCTCCCGGAGGGCCCGGGGGGCGAGGAGGCCGAGATCAGGGCCGTCCACCGGTTCCTGCTCGACACCCCCGCCCGGATGGTCGGGGTGTGGCTGCCGGACACGGTGGGGGACCGCAGACCGCAGAACCTGCCCGGCACCTGGGACGAGTACCCCAACTGGCGCCTGCCGCTCGCGGACGCGGACGGACAGCCGATCACCCTGGAGCGGCTCGCGGCCTCGCCCCGGGCGCACGCCCTGCTGCGCGAACTGCACGCGCGTACGAGCGGCCCCGACGCCCGTACGGCACCCCCGGGCGCGCGGTCCGATTAG
- a CDS encoding MarR family winged helix-turn-helix transcriptional regulator, protein MDTQTPAHDAVDAIADQWAAVRPDLDTVPMAVFGRIYRLANAMRGKVDKAYAPYGMALGEFDVLATLRRSGEPYTLSPRELTATLMITTGGMTGRLDKLEKAGLLTRSPDPNDRRGLRVTLSERGKELVDQAVGAGLGEQRAALEGALTAEEAEQLAGLLRKLLATTA, encoded by the coding sequence ATGGACACGCAGACCCCCGCCCACGACGCCGTCGACGCGATCGCCGACCAGTGGGCGGCCGTCCGCCCGGACCTGGACACCGTCCCCATGGCGGTCTTCGGGCGGATCTACCGACTGGCCAACGCCATGCGCGGCAAGGTGGACAAGGCGTACGCGCCCTACGGCATGGCGCTCGGGGAGTTCGACGTGCTCGCGACCCTGCGCCGCTCCGGGGAGCCGTACACGCTCTCACCCCGCGAACTGACCGCCACGCTGATGATCACCACCGGCGGGATGACCGGCCGGCTCGACAAGCTGGAGAAGGCCGGACTGCTGACCCGCAGCCCCGACCCGAACGACCGCCGCGGGTTGCGGGTCACCCTCAGCGAGCGCGGCAAGGAGCTGGTGGACCAGGCGGTCGGGGCCGGTCTCGGGGAGCAGCGGGCGGCCCTGGAGGGCGCGCTCACCGCCGAGGAGGCGGAGCAGCTGGCCGGGCTGCTGCGCAAACTGCTCGCGACCACGGCGTGA
- a CDS encoding EamA family transporter, with protein sequence MSRKAAVVALTALAPISWGSTYFVTTEFLPPDRPLFTGLMRALPAGLMLLALTRKLPQGAWWWKSAVLGALNIGAFFPLLFLAAYRLPGGIAAVVGSVGPLFVVGLAALFLGEKPTAKTLLTAIAAAFGVSLVVLKAGAAFDTIGVLAGLLSSLSMSAGVVFTKRWGRPEGVGALALTGWQLTAGGLVILPIAFLIEGAPPALTGTNLAGYAYLALGNTAISYFLWFRGIERLSASSVTLLGPLSPITAAIIGWAALGQALGPVQLLGMVIAFVATLAGQLSPRTPKGPESFSETEKNGQEVSMDLEVSGVRR encoded by the coding sequence ATGTCCCGCAAGGCCGCCGTCGTCGCGCTGACCGCCCTGGCCCCGATCTCCTGGGGTTCCACCTACTTCGTCACCACGGAGTTCCTGCCGCCCGACCGGCCGCTCTTCACCGGCCTGATGCGTGCCCTGCCCGCCGGACTGATGCTCCTGGCGCTCACCCGCAAGCTCCCGCAGGGTGCCTGGTGGTGGAAGTCCGCGGTCCTCGGAGCCCTCAACATCGGCGCCTTCTTCCCGCTGCTCTTCCTCGCCGCCTACCGGCTCCCCGGCGGCATCGCCGCCGTCGTCGGCTCGGTCGGCCCGCTCTTCGTCGTCGGCCTGGCCGCCCTCTTCCTCGGCGAGAAGCCCACGGCGAAGACCCTGCTCACCGCCATCGCCGCCGCCTTCGGCGTCAGCCTGGTGGTCCTCAAGGCCGGGGCGGCGTTCGACACGATCGGTGTGCTCGCCGGACTGCTCTCCTCCCTGTCCATGTCGGCGGGTGTCGTCTTCACCAAGCGCTGGGGCCGCCCCGAGGGTGTCGGCGCCCTCGCGCTCACCGGCTGGCAGCTCACCGCCGGCGGCCTGGTCATCCTGCCGATCGCCTTCCTGATCGAAGGCGCCCCGCCGGCCCTGACCGGCACCAACCTGGCCGGCTACGCCTACCTCGCCCTCGGCAACACCGCGATCTCGTACTTCCTCTGGTTCCGCGGCATCGAGCGGCTCAGCGCCTCCTCGGTCACCCTCCTCGGCCCGCTCTCCCCGATCACCGCCGCGATCATCGGCTGGGCGGCGCTCGGCCAGGCGCTCGGTCCGGTGCAGCTGCTCGGCATGGTGATCGCCTTCGTCGCCACCCTGGCGGGCCAGCTGAGCCCCCGCACTCCGAAGGGACCCGAATCGTTCAGTGAAACTGAAAAGAACGGTCAGGAAGTTTCGATGGACCTGGAGGTTTCGGGGGTGCGACGGTAG
- a CDS encoding DMT family transporter, with amino-acid sequence MSLITAARHPTTTATRKPAPVRGAGFGVLLALLATVVWSGSFVAARALHDTVPPVQAAFWRWIVAILVVTPLAARATWRQRHLVRRHLGFVALASLLGITVYNTLVNQAGLTTSAGNMGMIMAASPVIMALYERFGGARLGARRVTGMAIACAGVLLLVGKGALPVRLGAGDLWMFAAALSFASYSALLKRRPDGLGGVVFLYATFLLGALMLLPVYAVSLATQGGFAPTTGTVGPLVYVGVFSSAVAFFAWNKAIGLIGAARAGIVYYLQPVCVALLSYALLGERLGLLGGASMALILGGVALSSAR; translated from the coding sequence ATGAGCCTGATCACCGCCGCACGTCACCCGACCACGACCGCCACCCGGAAGCCGGCGCCCGTCCGAGGCGCCGGCTTCGGCGTGCTCCTCGCCCTGCTCGCCACCGTCGTCTGGTCCGGCAGCTTCGTCGCCGCCCGCGCCCTGCACGACACCGTCCCGCCCGTCCAGGCCGCCTTCTGGCGCTGGATCGTGGCGATCCTCGTCGTCACCCCCCTCGCCGCCCGCGCCACCTGGCGGCAACGGCACCTGGTCCGTCGCCACCTCGGCTTCGTCGCCCTCGCCTCGCTGCTCGGCATCACCGTCTACAACACCCTCGTCAACCAGGCCGGACTCACCACCTCCGCCGGCAACATGGGCATGATCATGGCCGCCTCGCCGGTGATCATGGCGCTGTACGAGCGGTTCGGCGGCGCCCGGCTCGGCGCCCGGCGCGTGACGGGCATGGCGATCGCCTGTGCCGGAGTGCTGCTCCTGGTCGGCAAGGGCGCGCTTCCGGTCCGGCTCGGCGCCGGAGACCTGTGGATGTTCGCCGCGGCCCTCAGCTTCGCCTCGTACAGCGCCCTGCTCAAGCGCCGTCCCGACGGACTCGGCGGGGTCGTCTTCCTCTACGCGACCTTCCTCCTCGGCGCCCTGATGCTGCTTCCGGTGTACGCGGTCAGCCTCGCGACCCAGGGCGGTTTCGCGCCCACGACCGGCACCGTCGGCCCGCTCGTCTACGTCGGCGTGTTCTCCTCCGCCGTCGCCTTCTTCGCCTGGAACAAGGCCATCGGCCTCATCGGCGCCGCCCGCGCCGGGATCGTCTACTACCTCCAGCCCGTCTGCGTCGCCCTCCTCTCGTACGCCCTCCTCGGTGAGCGGCTCGGCCTCCTCGGCGGCGCGAGCATGGCCCTCATCCTCGGCGGAGTGGCGCTGAGCTCCGCCCGATAG
- a CDS encoding LysR family transcriptional regulator yields MTEWDIKKLQILRTLRDRGTVTATAEALLMTPSAVSQQLTNLAKQLGVRLLEAQGRRVRLTDAAHLVLRHAEVVFAQLERADAELDGYLRGEAGQVRVAAFSTSVPALLVPAVRQLRSAHPGLDVRIREAEAAEAYELLSAGEVDLALSLAAHAPSVRDPKFSRVPLLADPLDVALPAGHPQADAPGLRLADLAAEPWIFGGSGPWSEITTAACEAAGFVPEQAHSASGWTAILAMVEAGMGVALVPRMASAERRGGAGVVMRVLAADQPRRHVVAAVRRGAEEGPAVARVLAALRQAAAQRETVQQN; encoded by the coding sequence ATGACCGAGTGGGACATCAAGAAGCTCCAGATCCTCCGCACCCTCCGTGACCGCGGCACCGTCACCGCGACCGCGGAGGCGCTGCTCATGACCCCCTCGGCCGTGTCGCAGCAGCTCACCAACCTCGCCAAACAGCTCGGCGTACGGCTCCTGGAAGCCCAGGGCCGCCGGGTTCGCCTCACCGACGCCGCCCATCTGGTGCTGCGGCACGCGGAGGTGGTCTTCGCCCAGCTGGAGCGCGCCGACGCCGAACTCGACGGCTATCTGCGGGGCGAGGCCGGACAGGTGCGGGTGGCGGCGTTCTCGACGTCCGTGCCCGCCCTCCTGGTGCCCGCCGTACGGCAGTTGCGGAGCGCGCACCCGGGGCTCGACGTCCGGATCCGGGAGGCCGAGGCGGCGGAGGCGTACGAACTGCTCTCGGCCGGCGAGGTCGATCTGGCACTCTCGCTCGCCGCGCACGCCCCCTCCGTGCGCGACCCCAAGTTCAGCCGGGTCCCGCTGCTCGCCGACCCCCTCGACGTGGCCCTGCCCGCCGGGCACCCGCAGGCCGACGCGCCGGGACTGCGGCTCGCCGACCTCGCCGCCGAGCCGTGGATCTTCGGCGGCTCCGGCCCGTGGTCGGAGATCACCACCGCCGCCTGCGAGGCCGCCGGCTTCGTGCCCGAGCAGGCGCACAGCGCCTCCGGCTGGACCGCGATCCTCGCCATGGTCGAGGCCGGGATGGGCGTCGCCCTGGTGCCCCGGATGGCCTCGGCGGAACGCCGGGGCGGCGCCGGGGTCGTCATGCGCGTCCTCGCGGCCGACCAGCCGCGCCGCCATGTCGTCGCGGCGGTACGGCGCGGGGCGGAGGAGGGCCCGGCGGTGGCCAGGGTGCTCGCCGCGCTCCGGCAGGCGGCCGCCCAACGGGAAACCGTTCAGCAGAACTGA
- the alc gene encoding allantoicase, producing the protein MTFETSQDPHANDAAPYSGGDPYADYRTGDFPFTELVDLADRRLGAGVVAANDEFFAERENLLVRERAVFDPEHFGHKGKIMDGWETRRRRGADAENVFPAPEDHDWAIVRLGAPGVIRGIIVDTAHFRGNYPQRVSIQATSVEGSPSPEELLDAKWEELVPPTPVRGHAANGFTITAERRWTHLRVCQHPDGGIARLRVHGEVVPDPEWLELLGTLDLISVLNGGSYEDASDKFYSSPTQIILPGTSRKMDDGWENRRRRVRGTNDWVRFRLAAQSAVRAVEIDTAYLKGNSAGWIALQGRNGETGEWFEIIPRTKLQPDTLHRFKLPAQAVVTHVRLDAFPDGGVARMRLHGALTEQGAADLRARFTALGG; encoded by the coding sequence ATGACCTTCGAGACGAGCCAGGACCCGCACGCCAACGACGCCGCCCCCTACTCCGGCGGCGACCCGTACGCCGACTACCGGACCGGTGACTTCCCCTTCACCGAGCTCGTCGACCTCGCGGACCGGCGCCTCGGCGCCGGGGTCGTCGCCGCGAACGACGAGTTCTTCGCCGAGCGCGAGAACCTCCTCGTCCGCGAGCGGGCCGTCTTCGACCCGGAGCACTTCGGCCACAAGGGCAAGATCATGGACGGCTGGGAGACCCGCCGCCGCCGTGGCGCCGACGCCGAGAACGTCTTCCCCGCCCCCGAGGACCACGACTGGGCGATCGTCCGGCTCGGCGCCCCCGGCGTGATCCGCGGCATCATCGTCGACACCGCCCACTTCCGCGGCAACTACCCGCAGCGCGTGAGCATCCAGGCCACCTCGGTGGAAGGCTCGCCCAGCCCCGAGGAACTGCTCGACGCCAAGTGGGAGGAGCTCGTCCCGCCGACCCCCGTCCGGGGCCACGCCGCCAACGGCTTCACCATCACCGCCGAGCGCCGCTGGACCCACCTCCGGGTCTGCCAGCACCCCGACGGCGGCATCGCCCGCCTCCGCGTCCACGGCGAGGTCGTGCCCGACCCCGAGTGGCTGGAGCTGCTCGGCACCCTCGACCTCATCTCCGTACTCAACGGCGGTTCGTACGAGGACGCCTCGGACAAGTTCTACTCCTCGCCGACCCAGATCATCCTGCCCGGCACCTCCCGCAAGATGGACGACGGCTGGGAGAACCGCCGCCGCCGGGTGCGCGGCACCAACGACTGGGTGCGCTTCCGGCTCGCCGCGCAGAGCGCCGTCCGCGCCGTCGAGATCGACACCGCCTACCTCAAGGGCAACTCGGCGGGCTGGATCGCCCTCCAGGGGCGCAACGGTGAGACGGGGGAGTGGTTCGAGATCATCCCCCGGACCAAGCTCCAGCCCGACACCCTCCACCGCTTCAAGCTGCCCGCCCAGGCCGTCGTCACCCATGTCCGCCTGGACGCCTTCCCCGACGGCGGCGTCGCCCGGATGCGGCTGCACGGGGCGCTGACGGAGCAGGGCGCGGCCGATCTGCGCGCCCGGTTCACCGCACTCGGCGGCTGA